A genomic window from Candidatus Methylacidiphilum fumarolicum includes:
- a CDS encoding rhodanese-like domain-containing protein produces the protein MNNEMKANKNNPLPHSRFNAYLEKIKRRLKSITLKDTFSDLQNKSGLVIDVRKKEDWFMGHIPGAIWIERSKLEKEVENIVPQSESKIICYGEDGAQSILAAYTLNEMGYINTYWMEKGWEGWKEKKYPIRAAEGIEMRDPLEKLGGICYLPRLFDKIKGLYSSKLPPTEYLQDDWDKAILELLCIDATLLEQVCISSENEQKFLMELKKILGPSWPSQHMIDQFNERCQLRKITGFQKPQFWFWRVDKKTKK, from the coding sequence ATGAATAATGAAATGAAGGCAAACAAGAACAATCCATTGCCCCATTCTCGGTTTAATGCCTATTTAGAAAAAATTAAAAGAAGGCTAAAAAGCATTACTCTAAAGGATACTTTTTCAGATTTACAAAATAAAAGTGGCCTTGTGATTGATGTACGGAAAAAGGAAGATTGGTTCATGGGGCATATTCCAGGGGCTATTTGGATTGAGAGATCTAAGCTAGAAAAAGAAGTGGAAAATATTGTGCCACAATCGGAAAGCAAAATCATCTGTTATGGTGAAGATGGAGCGCAATCTATTCTGGCTGCCTATACTCTGAATGAAATGGGATACATAAATACTTACTGGATGGAAAAAGGATGGGAAGGGTGGAAAGAAAAGAAATATCCTATCCGTGCTGCCGAGGGGATAGAAATGAGAGATCCCTTGGAAAAATTAGGGGGTATTTGTTATTTGCCCAGGCTCTTTGATAAAATAAAAGGGCTATATTCTTCGAAGTTGCCTCCTACAGAATATCTCCAGGACGATTGGGACAAGGCCATTCTCGAACTACTCTGTATCGATGCCACGCTTCTTGAACAGGTATGCATTAGCTCGGAAAATGAGCAGAAGTTTTTAATGGAGTTAAAAAAAATTCTTGGTCCCTCATGGCCAAGCCAGCATATGATTGATCAATTTAACGAAAGATGTCAATTAAGAAAAATAACAGGATTTCAGAAGCCACAATTCTGGTTTTGGAGAGTAGATAAAAAAACAAAAAAATAA
- the mnmG gene encoding tRNA uridine-5-carboxymethylaminomethyl(34) synthesis enzyme MnmG gives MKYAKTYDVIVVGAGHAGVEAALASSRMGCRTMLLTMNLDTIGQMSCNPSIGGIGKGHLVREIDALGGEMAINTDLTGIQFRMLNMRKGYSVQAPRAQCDKKAYQFRLKAVCERTPLLDLFQASVADLIVKEDRVMGVITELGMIIHSSTVIITTGTFLKGLLHVGRSKKMGGRMGESSSGLSEILKKYGFEVGRLKTGTPPRINGKTIDFSKCILQPGDFPPPHFSFALPDIDMASEGLFTLNQWKDGMFHVEQLSCAITYTNAKTHDIIKENLDKSPLYCGEIQGIGPRYCPSIEDKIVRFADKERHQIFLEPEGKHTEEYYVNGCSTSLPYEVQDQFIHTIAGLEKCQIIRPGYAVEYDYCPATQIYPTLETKNISGLFFAGQINGTTGYEEAAAQGLLAGINAARKIQNRPPIVLGRDQAYIGVLVDDLTTKPIREPYRIFTSRAEHRLLLRQDNADLRLTEIGYEIGLVSKARAIRLEEKKRLIDETFQKIRKYRYNGMSCEDLLKRPEYSWKDLPEEFQKVPKEVALHIECEIKYAGYIAREKESILKSHKLEETLIPANIDYEKIPGLKQEAREKLMKIRPLTFGQASRIPGVNPTDVSILIVWSKKKAVLS, from the coding sequence ATGAAATACGCAAAAACATACGATGTTATTGTTGTTGGAGCAGGGCATGCTGGAGTCGAAGCCGCGTTGGCTTCTTCGCGCATGGGGTGTCGCACTATGCTGTTGACAATGAATCTTGATACTATTGGCCAGATGTCTTGCAATCCATCGATTGGAGGCATTGGGAAAGGACATCTAGTCAGGGAAATTGATGCTCTTGGTGGAGAAATGGCGATCAATACAGATCTTACGGGAATACAGTTTAGAATGCTCAATATGAGAAAAGGATATAGTGTGCAAGCCCCTCGAGCCCAATGTGATAAAAAGGCCTATCAGTTTCGGCTAAAAGCTGTATGTGAAAGAACGCCATTGTTAGATTTATTTCAAGCTTCGGTTGCTGATCTTATTGTCAAAGAAGATAGAGTCATGGGGGTAATCACAGAACTAGGAATGATCATCCATAGCTCGACAGTTATTATTACCACTGGCACTTTTTTGAAGGGCTTATTACATGTCGGCAGAAGCAAGAAGATGGGGGGAAGAATGGGTGAGTCCTCTAGCGGTCTATCAGAGATCCTAAAAAAATATGGATTTGAAGTCGGTCGATTAAAAACTGGGACTCCGCCGAGGATTAATGGGAAGACCATCGATTTTTCTAAGTGTATCCTACAGCCTGGAGACTTTCCTCCCCCTCATTTTTCTTTTGCATTACCAGATATTGATATGGCATCGGAAGGTCTTTTTACCCTCAATCAATGGAAGGATGGAATGTTCCACGTGGAACAATTATCTTGTGCCATAACCTATACCAATGCAAAAACCCATGACATTATCAAGGAAAATCTAGATAAATCTCCATTGTATTGTGGAGAGATTCAAGGCATTGGTCCAAGATACTGCCCATCCATAGAAGATAAAATTGTTCGTTTTGCCGATAAAGAACGGCATCAAATTTTTTTGGAACCGGAGGGCAAACATACAGAAGAGTATTATGTGAATGGCTGTTCGACCAGCTTACCATATGAGGTGCAAGACCAATTCATCCATACCATTGCAGGTTTAGAAAAATGCCAGATTATTAGACCTGGATATGCCGTTGAATACGATTATTGTCCCGCTACTCAGATCTATCCTACATTGGAAACAAAGAACATTTCGGGACTGTTTTTTGCTGGTCAGATTAACGGAACAACAGGCTATGAAGAAGCAGCCGCTCAAGGATTACTTGCAGGGATTAACGCAGCAAGAAAGATTCAAAATCGTCCCCCAATAGTCTTGGGAAGGGATCAAGCCTACATAGGGGTATTAGTGGATGATTTAACAACCAAGCCCATCAGAGAACCCTATAGGATTTTTACTTCAAGAGCTGAGCATCGGCTATTGCTTCGCCAGGATAATGCAGATTTGCGTCTTACTGAAATAGGTTATGAAATTGGGTTGGTGTCTAAGGCCAGAGCTATTCGTTTAGAGGAGAAAAAGAGGCTTATTGATGAGACTTTTCAAAAAATAAGAAAATATCGATATAATGGGATGAGTTGTGAAGACTTGCTGAAGCGGCCGGAATATTCCTGGAAGGACCTTCCAGAAGAGTTTCAAAAGGTTCCCAAAGAAGTGGCTTTGCATATTGAATGTGAAATTAAATATGCGGGGTACATCGCCCGGGAAAAAGAATCGATTTTGAAGAGCCATAAACTAGAAGAAACCTTGATTCCTGCAAATATCGATTATGAAAAAATTCCAGGGTTAAAACAAGAGGCAAGGGAAAAACTTATGAAGATAAGACCCTTGACTTTTGGGCAAGCTTCAAGAATTCCGGGTGTCAATCCAACGGATGTCTCCATTTTAATCGTATGGTCTAAGAAAAAAGCAGTCTTGAGTTGA
- the dnaB gene encoding replicative DNA helicase, with protein MKRKGVDTIKEAIPALFSAEAEKALLGLMLTNPELVFDQIRERLTVEDFYIPAHRILFEAISELHAKKIAIDLTTVHQYLVDHHLDEKIGGAALLADLVASFATHLNLESYIKILKEKSILRRLHSAALTIVQNIYENSHSVSQVLDQAEKQIFEITDLAVTRSTVKASVEIQKAIELIDCFHKRKGRLFGIPTGFHHLDQITTGWQNGDMIVLAARPGVGKTALGLTFACRALKERYDQTKDLWIKPGYSVGFFSLEMTAVQIMLRLLAAIGSESLQKIRRGELEPASLEKLRMLADDAKEWPFYIDDSSDLTIHQLRAKARRMKNQFGVDLIIIDYLQLLHSDSQQAKENRQVEISEISRGIKALAKELNIPIIVLAQLNRRMEEGRSEPALHHLRESGAIEQDADVVILLHRLESDSVTDVTKIPYLIHVAKQRNGPTDKIEVLFNAPYTRFEDPLRHEIEQSYA; from the coding sequence ATGAAAAGAAAAGGGGTCGATACAATCAAAGAAGCGATTCCTGCTCTTTTTAGTGCTGAAGCTGAAAAAGCTTTACTAGGATTAATGTTGACTAATCCTGAATTGGTTTTCGATCAAATCAGGGAACGATTAACAGTCGAGGATTTCTACATTCCAGCTCATCGGATTCTGTTTGAAGCTATAAGTGAATTACACGCAAAAAAAATAGCTATTGATCTAACTACTGTTCACCAGTATCTAGTAGATCACCATCTGGATGAAAAAATTGGTGGAGCCGCTCTTCTTGCTGATTTAGTCGCTTCATTTGCCACCCATCTGAACCTCGAATCTTACATCAAAATACTTAAAGAAAAAAGTATTTTACGTCGTCTCCATTCCGCAGCCTTAACGATCGTACAAAACATTTATGAAAATTCACATTCTGTTTCCCAAGTCCTTGACCAAGCAGAAAAACAGATTTTTGAAATAACTGATCTTGCAGTGACTCGCTCCACTGTCAAGGCATCTGTTGAGATCCAAAAAGCGATAGAACTCATCGATTGCTTTCATAAAAGAAAAGGTAGATTGTTTGGCATCCCTACTGGATTTCATCATTTGGATCAAATTACGACAGGATGGCAAAATGGAGACATGATTGTTTTAGCAGCAAGGCCTGGAGTAGGGAAAACAGCCCTGGGGCTTACTTTTGCTTGTCGCGCCTTAAAGGAAAGATATGATCAAACCAAAGATCTCTGGATTAAACCTGGCTATTCAGTAGGATTTTTCAGCTTGGAAATGACTGCTGTACAGATCATGCTCAGACTGTTAGCCGCCATAGGCAGTGAAAGTCTTCAAAAAATCCGACGAGGCGAACTCGAGCCAGCTAGCCTCGAAAAATTAAGAATGCTTGCTGATGATGCCAAAGAGTGGCCATTCTACATTGATGATTCTAGTGATTTAACTATTCATCAGTTGCGAGCCAAAGCTAGAAGAATGAAAAATCAGTTTGGCGTAGATCTCATTATCATTGATTACCTGCAGCTTTTACATTCGGACTCCCAGCAGGCCAAAGAGAATCGACAGGTTGAGATTTCAGAAATATCTAGGGGCATTAAAGCCTTAGCCAAAGAACTTAATATTCCCATTATTGTTCTAGCTCAATTAAATAGAAGAATGGAAGAGGGAAGAAGCGAACCAGCTCTTCATCATTTAAGAGAATCTGGCGCTATTGAACAAGATGCTGATGTAGTCATTCTTCTCCATAGACTGGAATCCGATTCAGTAACGGATGTGACCAAAATTCCCTATCTTATTCATGTTGCTAAACAAAGAAATGGACCAACAGATAAAATCGAAGTTTTATTTAATGCTCCCTATACACGATTTGAAGATCCCTTGCGACACGAAATCGAGCAGTCCTATGCTTAA
- a CDS encoding thiazole synthase encodes MDCIATKSDFVIAGKHFQSRLLIGTGKFGSHLQMAQALEASGSQIVTVALRRVEIGSHKKEEDILSFIDSEKYLIVINTSGAMDAEEAIRIAKIAEKAGLPKWIKLEIHPDPRYLLPDPIETLKATEQLVKDGFVVLPYINADPVLAKRLEEVGSAAVMPLGSPIGSMRGLETRSQLEIIIEQANVPVIIDAGIGKPSHAALAMEMGADGVLINTAIAIAEDPLQMALAFKNAVVAGRIAYEYGSGQASKFAMATSPIESFLWK; translated from the coding sequence ATGGATTGTATAGCTACAAAGAGTGATTTTGTCATTGCTGGCAAACATTTTCAATCACGTCTTCTTATCGGGACCGGAAAGTTTGGTTCTCATTTACAAATGGCTCAAGCTTTGGAAGCTAGTGGAAGCCAAATTGTGACGGTTGCTTTGAGAAGAGTGGAAATTGGTTCCCATAAAAAAGAAGAGGATATTCTGTCTTTTATTGATTCAGAAAAATATCTGATAGTCATAAATACGAGTGGAGCAATGGATGCTGAAGAAGCGATACGAATAGCAAAAATCGCTGAAAAAGCGGGTTTGCCCAAATGGATAAAACTTGAAATCCATCCTGATCCTCGGTATTTGTTGCCCGATCCGATTGAGACGCTGAAGGCTACAGAACAGTTAGTTAAAGATGGCTTTGTTGTCTTACCTTATATTAATGCAGATCCAGTACTTGCAAAAAGACTAGAAGAAGTTGGCTCCGCTGCTGTTATGCCTCTTGGCTCTCCGATAGGTTCGATGAGAGGATTAGAAACTAGATCACAGCTTGAAATTATTATAGAACAGGCAAATGTGCCGGTGATTATTGATGCTGGAATCGGAAAGCCTTCACATGCGGCATTGGCCATGGAAATGGGCGCTGATGGAGTGCTTATTAATACGGCTATTGCTATTGCTGAGGATCCTCTTCAGATGGCTTTGGCTTTTAAAAATGCTGTGGTAGCCGGAAGAATTGCTTATGAGTATGGATCTGGACAAGCCTCGAAATTTGCGATGGCTACAAGCCCCATAGAATCTTTTCTTTGGAAATGA
- a CDS encoding MqnA/MqnD/SBP family protein has translation MNLMEISLGHSPDADDAFMFYAISKKKISTHNYVFKELIVDIETLNNLAFSEKIDLTALSIYAYCKGAKNYLLMSCGASMGEGYGPRLIAKQYFDKKEMVDKKIAVPGLNTSACLALSLYFGKRPTELNLLVCPFDKIFDMVKSGSADVGLIIHEGQLSYVLEGLVLCEDLGKWWRQSTGLPLPLGGNAVRRSLGMERCRELQSIVKESIRWALENRDEAISYARKFSRGSQASMIDEFVGMYVNERTLDYGQEGKAAVSEFIERGKSLGVVDQNMKIEFVE, from the coding sequence ATGAATTTAATGGAAATTTCCTTAGGTCATTCGCCGGATGCTGACGATGCATTTATGTTTTATGCCATTTCAAAGAAAAAAATCTCCACCCATAACTATGTGTTTAAGGAACTCATAGTCGACATTGAAACACTGAATAATTTAGCTTTTTCTGAAAAGATCGATCTAACAGCCTTGTCCATTTATGCATATTGTAAGGGGGCAAAAAACTATCTGCTTATGTCTTGTGGGGCAAGTATGGGCGAAGGCTATGGACCAAGACTCATAGCAAAACAATACTTTGATAAGAAGGAAATGGTGGACAAAAAGATAGCGGTACCAGGTTTGAATACTAGTGCTTGTTTGGCTCTCTCCCTATATTTTGGAAAGAGACCAACGGAGTTAAATCTCTTAGTCTGCCCGTTTGATAAAATATTTGATATGGTCAAGAGTGGATCTGCTGATGTGGGCTTGATTATCCATGAAGGGCAGCTTTCTTACGTATTGGAAGGCTTGGTTTTATGTGAGGATTTGGGCAAGTGGTGGAGACAGAGCACTGGATTACCATTACCACTGGGGGGTAATGCTGTACGTCGCTCCTTGGGAATGGAGAGGTGCAGGGAGCTACAATCGATTGTAAAAGAAAGTATCCGGTGGGCATTGGAAAATCGTGACGAGGCTATCAGCTATGCAAGAAAGTTTAGTAGGGGGAGTCAGGCTTCAATGATCGATGAATTTGTAGGGATGTATGTAAATGAGAGGACGTTGGATTATGGTCAAGAGGGGAAGGCAGCTGTTTCTGAGTTTATTGAAAGAGGAAAATCTCTTGGGGTTGTGGATCAGAATATGAAAATTGAATTTGTAGAATGA